The following nucleotide sequence is from Cercospora beticola chromosome 2, complete sequence.
CGGGAAGCATGCAGCACGTTGCGAACGGAGCTCTGCAAAAGATGTACACAGCACGGTGTGGATACTTGTGCAATAGATCGAAGCGAATTTTCTGTCAGAGTAGGTATCGACAGGCGCATTTCATATGTTTTGAATGAGGTGCCGATCTCTTGGACCACCTTGACATTTGCACTCAAGAGCCGACCGCTACGCTGATCGCAAGCTCAATACTAGGCTTACAAGCTCATCGATGTGCATGTTGTTGCTGAACGCCATGGCTCACAGGCCATGCACCGAAGCACGTCGGCGCCAGTGCACCCTACGCGCAACAAACTATCGTAACTTGTCCCAGCTCGACCGCCATGCTGCAGATGCCCTGCAACCGCACAGCTCCGCGAGGTCAATGCAGCCCTCATCTACGAAGGCCCTTCAATCGATGCGACagctctctccttctccgacTGCGGTGCGTTCTTGTCCCATCTACCCTTCGCCTCCTCAAGAACCTGCTGGACCAGCCTGTCTCGAAGGTATTCCAAGGCCGCGTGACCTGGCTTCGGGGGCAACATTCCCTTCGCCCGCGCGGAATCTACCTGGTCAATTACCGCGGTGATTTGTGCGCTCAGTAGGCCATACATCCGAAACCGCGGATCGAACGTCCACAAAGCTGTCATCTCCTCGATCAGTTGTCCGATCCAGAACACCGCGTTGAGCGGGTGTGTAGGCGAATCGCGAACTGGGTATGTTGGCCAATAATCTACTCCGATGGCAACTGGACCTTCGCGGGGAATGCGGCGTTCCTTTCTTGCTGCGGTAAAATCGACGATGAGTTGGCAACCGATACGGCACCAGCCGGGCATAGCGGCTGCGCTCCACGAGAAGACGAATCCTGGCCAGGTGTGCAGGTGTGAGACGAGTTTGAGCAGCCATTTCTGGTTGAAGATGGCATCTGTCTCTGGCTGCGATGGATCAGCGCGTCACGGCCCGACAGACACTCGGTGCGCTTACTGGTCCGAAGGCCACGAGAGGCTTCTGTTTCTCAatcttcttggtcttcgctGGTTTCGTCATCTTATGAATGTTGTGACTGTCACTGAAGAGGTGTTTGGAGTGGTGGGCGAGGAGCACGTTAGTCTGAAAAAAGAATCAAGGCGCCAATGCCAAGCGATTTGCTTCTGTATGTTGGGGAAGGTACGCCCTCACCGGTGCTTCACTTTAGCTTGGACTGCAGGAGCGACGAAATACCTGACGCGCCACACTGCCTGGCTGCGGCAAAACCATTGTCAGAAAGCACGCTCTCCCCGAGGAGAGAACATCAACTTAGCTCACGCTATGAACCACGGCCAGGACGTGTTGAGTGAGATTGTCTGAGATTGGATTACCTTTGTTCAAAGCAGTCGCAATCGCCCAGCTTCCTCTCCGGAAATGCAAAGATTTCTATGCTCTCCAGTCCACGGAAGAGGCGCAACAACGCTACGGCGAGCTCTTAGAGACACGACTACATGGACCTCCTGCCGACAACTTCGAACGCATTCCCCATTCAGGCATGCGCGATCATTTTCATTCCTGGCTGCCTATCCAAGCTGATCAAGAATCTTTTGCGACATCTCTGGCCACTCGCCCGATCGTTGTTTCTCCGCCAGAACAGTGAGCGTAGTCCGGCCCATCACGTTTGAGGCTGCTTCTGGGCCGACCCTTTTCACAACTTCGTCCTTCATGGAATTCCAAACGAGACCCAATGCCTGGACTGCATTGGAGCCTTGCATGTACTCAAGCAATTGCTGTTCTTCGGCGCTGGAGGTTCTTGGTTTCCACTCCCCGCTGATTTCACCCAGAGTGACTTTTTCAACCAGCTGATTGACCTAAGTAAAGTCATCCTTATCATCAGTACGCGTGTTCCGACTTCTTTTAGGCAGAACGACTCCACGCAGCGGATGCTCACCTGTTCGACTACCTCACGGGGCAGTCCTGGCAAGGTCTTGGTTGCTTCTTCCGTCCAGGACTCCACTTGGGTACAAACCCAACTCTTGATGGAACACGCTGCAGTGTGTGGGTCCCGGTAGCTACCTTCCCACGGGTAGACGAAGGAATACGTCCTCTCTTCAGGTCCGGGCGAAGACCCGGacaatgcagcagctgcttcgAATGCTACAACGAGGTCGTAGCCGTCGATGCACCACTTGGGCATACATTCATCAGACCAAGGGAACTCTCGACCAGGCCAAGTCACAAGATGAGCAAGAAGTTTATGACACCATTTGCTGGAAAAGATTTCCGGAGTTTCTGGCTGATTGTATCAATTAGCAATGCCACATGTAAAGTTTGGAAGCAGGCTCGCAGATCTCTTACTGGGCCAAAGGTTGTCATCTTATGCTTCTCAAACGATCTCAAGTCGTCTGCAGCCGTGTCTGATGACGTTGAATCTGGCTCGATGCTGCGATGAGATCATGCAAGACGTCGGAAAGTTGAAGTGACAAGCAACCAGAACAAGTGCTCTTCACAATCAAGCCATGTCAGGAAGACAAACACTCCATCAAATTCGAGAGTCAGCATGGCATCATTCTGAGCGTCCTTAACCAGCTCCAGTCGCAGCTCGAAGCATCTTTTCGAGACCCGAACGATGTCTCTCATGGTGTCAATGCGGGATACTGCTGCAAGAGTCGCGATCTGGACGACCGCCGAAGAGCAAAAGAGAAAACAGCTCAACGCCGCGTACCCTACCTGAGCATGTAATCGATCctcttcttttctacttGGCCCAGCGTAGCTGAGCCAGTCAATCTCTAGAAGCGAGGCAGGCGCGCAACCAGGATCGCGACGAGCGACCACAAGATGCGGATGACCGCGAGATTTAGCTTCGTTGTCCTGAGAGCAACTGGGTCAACAGACCGGATCGATCGTCAACGATACGAATGGAAAACTCGAGCCCTGCCAGGATCGACGTTCAAAAAGAACATGAGGAATGGTATTTTGAGCTTGGTTGCATCCTCGATTACACTAGCCGCCGTGCTGTCTCTCCAGTTCGAACTATTTCCTATGATGGTCTACAACCATGTTCAAGCTGATCCGGCCCTGATCGCATCCCGTGGCTTCTTCGCGCCACCTCAGCACCCTTTCTCGCTGCCAACGCATCGTTCGTTCCGAGTGCCATGCGAGTTCCAGATCCGCCCTCGCTCAACATGTCTCCGTCACTCAGGGTATACCGTCTTCAATCGCGCGATGGACGCCCCTTGAGAACCTCTCGCCATACTAAGTCTGCCATGAACGCGCGGTGTTCATCGGGGAAACTCTCATCCCACTTGCCTGCCGCCACACCCAACTTGACCTGCTCTACAAGCGCATCGACCCGGTCCTTGAAGGCCGAGCCGGGCGGTATGTGCGAGAACACCTCGCGAAAACCGTACAGAAGTTCATTGAAGAGGACGCGCGTTATAAATGCCAGTCCGGCGATGTTGGCGGCCACGGGCCCGTTACCGGCAGGCAAGTGCAGGCCGGGAAAGAATGCTTGGTAGCTAGTGACAATGTCGTAGCCGTTCGAAAGCCACACCAATACAGGAATGGTGGTCAAGGCGGACAGGTGTTTCGTGAATTTGGACAACCATTCTTCGGGTAGGAGCTGGAGTGgatcttgctgctggtcATCGTTAGCTTGTGTTCGCACATGTAGAATGAGAGCTGATGAATGGGCATACTGGATCGCGCGTCGGCTTGCTTAGTACTGCCATCGTGGCGACTCGAGCTACTCCGGAAGATTTACAGCGCAATTGTTGCTGGTTGAGGGCATTATATATTGGAGGTGCACTTCAAACCAGGGGCTGGTTGAAGTGGCGCGCCATTTACTCTCGTTCACTTTCGAAACTCGTTCACCTTCAAGCCTCCTGGGTTTCTGGCCACATATTTTACCGACGAAGCGTCATTTATTACCAGCTGGCAGGGCGTACGAGCGCCTGGAAGCTGCTAATACTTCTACGCGCTTCAGATTGCTTCGCAAAACGTGCGTGTTTGCCTCCAGGAAGCACGTGCCACTTGCCCGTCGAATGAGATCCCGCTCCCAGCAAAATTGTCGCCCTTTTAAtgacacacacacacacataCACATACGCGGCACATTTCGACAAGCGCGATGGCAGCGCAGAACAAGCCTACGTTCGGGCCGGTAAGTCCAATTATGCGCTCTCGCCGCCGATGCGAACACATGTTGATACTTTCGTAGCTCGAAACGCCCGCTGTCTTTGCGAGCAAATGGCTTCGCAGATTCGAAAAACATTTTTTGTCACTCGGATCCTACGACTTTCGAATCGACTGGACTGATTGGATGTCTAAGAGTTTCGAGCTCTACCTCGCATTTACCAAGCAGAGCGACGATATGGGCTTCAGTAGAGAAATGCTCTCGACCGTATCTGTGACCTCGGGAGACTTTTTTCACACTGCCGAAGACGTGTGGAGAACAGCAGAGGGGCTGCGCGAATGGGTAAATTGGTCCCTTGAGGAGGAAGCGCAGTCTATGCAGGCTTCAAAAAACTACACGCGggaggagaagatcaagtTTGACGATCTCATGGACAAGATCACTCTAGCGACTGTGGCAGGAACATGGAACGGCGAGGTCTCTCAAGAGAGCTcggagaagctggaatggTACACCGGGAGATTCGTATGAAGCGACGCATCTGGGAACTGCTGTCATCTTGCGAGTAGGAGTTACCTGCAGATGAGCTGGAGTACCAGAGGCGTGCTGCGACCGAGAGACTGTCTCGGTGCGCCAACTGCCTCGGATGAAAGATATGTTGCATACCCATGGATGGCTTCGACAAGGCTTCCGCAAAGCAGATGGTAGAGCGAGCATCTTTGGTTAAGGAATACCTCTTGGACTTGTATGGTAATTCAGCAGAAGGAGCTTTGAGACAAACGAAATGCCAAAGACCATGCTTGATAGTCTCCTGCATCAATCGTCCCATCACAACGAGCTACCTGATTCGCTAAGTCGCTATTGCAACCTCGAACGTAGCAATTTCTGCAAGGTCATATGTGCCCGCCGTTGCAACCCCTCAGTAGTAGCTTCGCCTTGTTTCAATATCAAAGCCATCGCGATTAATGATCTCTGATAATCGCTGCCAGAGCACTTCAAGCAACACTCGACTAGCGACTTCCTTCTTGCAATTCAACTCATCCTCAAGCGCTGTGACCATCAAAGCCAGACATGACACCCTTCGCTCGCTGTCATTTCGTACTTACGAGTGGGGCTTGCCTTTCATGGTCTTTTCCAAGACCTTGAGCGCCTCCTCCGAGATCCCCCCATCCCATAAACCATCCGCAATCGCCAGCGTGACTTTGTCGACGAGGTCGTCAAACTTGACCTTCACTTCCGGCATGGCCCTCCCTCGGAGCCTCATGACTCGTGCACCGTCATCAACGTGCCAGTTGATCATCTCGCGCAGCTTCTCGGCCGCGGCCCAAACATTGTCAGGCTTGTGTTGGTCTTGCTGGTAGAAGCGAATATGGAGGCGCGAAAGGGTCTCTTCGTCGAAATTCAGTGCGGCGCTCTGCTCCTTGAAAGCGAGAGTCATGTCAACGCCGAGCGACACCCAGTCGACCCATCCTTCGTTGGTTTTCCACGCGGCGGTCATCACGTGCTTGTCGAATTTGCGGAACCACTTGGCTGCGAAGATGTGCTTCGTTTCGAGCTGTTGAGAGATTAGAATGAGGTTGATTTTGCAATTGGGATCAGTAGTGAACTCACCGGACCAAACATGGACTTGTTCTGAGTCACCATCCTGGTGACTCGAGATGTGCGCTGTGCTCTGCTCTGTTTTTGTTTTGTGGTTGTGAAGTGAAAGTGTCTTCAGTCAGAGGATATTTGTACCGAAATCGCGAAGTCAAGAGTGAATGAGGACAAAAACGGTTTACTCCGGATTCACCTTTCCACGTGCATGGTTTGCTTGGCGGACACTCTCGATTCTTGTTCACTTTTAGCCTTCGGCATCAGCTGGGATAATCGTTCTAGAAGAAGTCTGCAGTTTCAAGATGATCAAAGTAGCACAAGACCCACTTCGCTGCCAAGCAGTTCAGACTCCAAAGACAAGATAGCGAAGCCGCACTCGGCGGTTGTCTCCCAGAAAGCTCTCTGATGCATTGAAGAACTGGAGAATCAGCATCTTCAAAGTGCGTCACTACCAGTATCGCTCCTGTGCAAGAATGTCCAGCCCTTCTAGAATCTTGGTCCTACACCCTCACCTCCCGGCCCCAAGCTCTTCGGCACTCCGTTCGAATGCTTCAACTGTCCGTTCAACACCTCCTTCACGATTCCGTTACCTCCACGATGTTTTCCATTGATCAGAGGCTCATTTGCTGTCTTCTCAACGCTCGTGCTCTTCCCTTCGACCTCCCATACACTCTTTCCGGCCCCATACTTTTCCTTCGTGATCGCAtgtctctctttcttcgtaGCCAGTATCTCCTCTCTCACGAGCCAAGCCACGAGAACAAAGCTCACATCGATCAGCGGACGGAACTGGAATGGAGCTGCGAGATGGACAACCAGGAAGCCAAGGAAGGCAATTATCGTCTTTGGAGTCGAGCACATTCCAGCGTAGCAGAGGTCGTAGAATAGGAGGCCGAGCCAGTAGATGCTGGCGTTGGTGAGAGCGCCATGTGTGTAATGGAGGACATCGAAGTTCGAGGGTATGGAGAAGAGGTTGTAGAAGATCTTGGTGCTGTCGGCCGGAGAGGCGGACGTGAAGTTCAGTGCTTGATATGACAGGACAAGACCACCGAGAGTGAGCATTCCATAGATGGTTCTTCGAATCGTGGGTAGATCGGCCGTGTAATTCCGGATCATGTCTTGTTCTTCTGTGTCCGTATTCAGCCGCGTGAGCGCGAACTGGAAGAGACTGATGGGGAGAGGCGCGAGATGGCGGAGGACTTTCAGTGTGCCGAGATCGAGATTTGTTGATGTCTGGAGAAGTATCGGTGCAAGCGTGTTTGCCTCCACTAGGAGGAGCGAAGGCAAGATAGTCTTGACGTATGCGATGTTCATCATTCGCATGTCTCCTGCTGCGAAAGCATCCACTCTTCCCGTGAGGTAGTGGAAGAAAAAGTATAAGGGAATTGTGACCCCAGcgcctagtagagagtttTGTCAGCACTCATCCCCTTGTCTTTGCCTCTTCGAGAGCTTGCTCATACTCACCGTATATGTGGCCAAGAATCACAACCCAAATCGGAAACCGCAAGAACACATTCAACCTGTTCGCTCTCCTCCCACTCTCCAGGTTCCTCAATGCGAAAAACATAATCTCTTGCACCAGAAATGTCACAACCCTCGCAGATCTCTCGCCATCGGCACTGATCGGATCCGCCACGACCTTCAGCCATCCGTCCCATTCCTCGTCCCACTTGCCTCCCATGCCCTTCCTTACGCTCCACATCCACCACGCGATCAGCAGAAGTGGCGCTGCCCTGAGCGACCTCCAGATCACGTTCTCGGACTTCCCTGTTCCTTGGTTCTGATTGAAAGGCATACTTCCATTCAAACTCCTCTTCGGCACAGGCAGATATTCCAGGAGCTCCGCGCCAACCATATTTCCGGCTTGCATATCAACGATCAAGCTAGGCAGGCTGGGAACCAGGTAGTAATTGAACACGTACGCCATCGGAGTCTCCAGGCAGTTGTATCGGCAGACAAGCGCTGCTTCCTTCACTGTAGCTTCGATTCGTGCTTGTCGTTTCGCTTGCCATGCTCGCAACGCATTCGTGAGATCCGCGGTCTTGAGATCTTTCGTCTTCTTGCTCAATGCAACCAACTGGTTCGCCAACGCTGCCGCACTCTCAATAGCATTATTCCCTGCCTGCCCATGATTCGCCGTCATCTTATGCGCACAATCCCCAATCGTCGCCATCCTGCCCCAAGACCACTTCTCAAACAACGCCTCTTCCATCGGTACAAGCGTAAAACTCACTCTCCTCTCCCACAAGTCTCCCAATGAGACGTTCTCCTTCACCACCCTTCCCAAATTCGCCTTTGCGACTCTCTCCGCATCTTCTTTCGTAAACCTCGGAAAGCTGGGATCCGTACATCGATGCACCTTACTCATCTTCTCAAAATAAAACCAAAAacatctcttctccttccccGTAATCACCAGAAATCCCCTCCCCTTATCATACGTCAAATCTGCACACCCAGGATCCTCCACGCCGGGAACGTGCGTAGAAATGCCAAAGAGACACATATACTCCGCTGTCATCTTATTCTTTTCATCTTTCGAAAAAGCTCCCGGATCCTGTACGTCCGCAATTCGCCACATTTCATTTCGCACTCGACTGTTCACCCCATCGCAACCCACAACAACATCTCCCTCGTAGAACGTTCCATCTTCGCAGAGAACCTTGACTCCAGTGTCGTAATGTTCGACTTTCGCCAAACGCTTGTTCAAAAGGATCTGTCCTCGGCCCGTCTCTGCGACTTTGGCTTCCAAGGTATCCGCCGCAGCTCGCAGAACCAGCTGTCGATCGAGGAAACTCAGTCCGTATCCCAGACGGGGTTCGAGTAGTCGGAAAATAGGTTGTGGCTCACTGATCAGCCTGCCATCCGGGTAATGACCTCTCGCGTAGGTCAAAGGAACAGTCTCGTCGAGAATCGCTTGCGCTGCGCCAAATTGGTCGAAGATGCGCAAAGATTGCGCACCGAGACCGATGGAGGCGCCGACTTGAGGATCCAGCAGGGAGCGTGCTTCGAGGAGAATGAACTCGATATCTTCGGCTTGGGAGAGGGCGTTGGCGAGGGTGAGGCCTGGTGACTTGTCAGTAAAGGAATCGTGAATTTTGTGTTTGCGAGACTATTAGTAGGGACTACAAACCTGCGATACCGCCACCAACGATGATGACCTTCATGATGTAGCGTTTGCTCAAGAGTCggatgttgatgttgtggGCTTATATGCCGCCACTGCAGCAACGAGAGAGATTAGCTTGCTTTGCGGTCACAAAACGTATTCCACAAAGCAAAGAAGCAAGAATTCTTTCGTGAATGTGTCCCACGGGCTGAGCGACTCTACATGGATGACATGCGCCTATGCCATGCAGGATCGGGAACCAAGCAGTGCATAGCAGCTGCGTGAACCTCTGTCGCGTAAGCAGGAATCCTTATGCAGCAACAAAAACGGCTGACTCGACCGTGACATCCAAAGAGTAAGCGGCTATAGTGCGTGGGTGCCGTGAAGCGATTCGTGTCGGTTGCTTGGCCAGATAACAGCTGAGAAGGATGGCGTGCACAGTCAGCAGGCTGTCTCATGTTCCAGGATGCCTAAGCGAAGTAGGGCATTGTGCTGCAGATATACTGTCTAACGAGCTCTTCCGCGGCAAGTACCTGTTCCTCTCCGTGACAAGTGCCTCCGCAATCTTGGATATATCGTTGCACCCAGATGCTTTTGATGCTCGATCCGTCACTGGGCTCGCGGGTCGTGCTCTTGTGTCACGTGAGACCATCCTGCTGCAGTCATGCTCGTACAGAAGGAGCGTTCAACACGCCAGAGAGCGATTACCGTGGACACCTCTGTATGCAACGACATctgagtgcaagcgcctaactagattggctctcgatccatgaAAAGCTGTCCTGATTGGCTTAGCGACCTGCGTTTGCACTGAGAGgtagttgcattcagaggtagCCATGGTTATCAGGCGTCCATCATGCTGCGGATTCCCTGCGAAGACGCGGGCGATTTCAAGTGGAGCCTGCTGAGCTGACAAAGGGTGCATCCAGTGCACCCAGTGCATAAATTGCCGAGACGGTTCCACCTTCCAGCTGAATCGATCCTGCCGCGACAACGAAGGAGCCGAGACGTCTGGTCAAATAGCAGGAATCAGCCTTGAAGCATTAAAATATTCACATTCCGCATTAGCATCAACTACATCTTGGGTATCAGCAACGTCTCGTCTCGGCCAAAGCACACAGAAGCTCGCACTGTACACAATCAGCATAAACATGGACAAAATAACGCCTGACAATATCTCGTCACCCGACCGAGATCCCTCCTAATTTTAAATTTCCGTCCCGCCATCACCAACTCTGTCGTTGTTCATAAGTACATTCACTGTACACCTACTTCCACCACATCTGACACTTCCGTAACGCCATCGCGAGCCAATTAAATGACGTACTGTGATAGCAATTAGCGATACCGAAACTATTCCTTCACCATATGCTATACTCACCGGAATGAACAAGTAAGGTGTGATCTTCTCATATTCCTCCCAAGCGGAGCCATACTTCTCCTTGCATCTTTGGATATCCCTGTACGCGCGGTGCACGATCATGAGCGCGAAGAAGACCGGATAGAACCAGGGGAAAGGACTGTTGAAACCAGTAATGAGACCCCAGCAGAATGCGAAGTAGAAGTCGGCGGTGTAGTTGATCTTGCGAGCGTACTTGAACCAGCCGTCGATCATGAGAGAGTCACCAGATTCGGTGCGGATGGTCCTTGGGTTCTTAACCTGCTTCCATGGCAGCTGTGGGAAAGTGTTTCGGTGCACAGCAACTCCGCGCTCATCAGCGCGGAACATGTTCTTCTGCGAATTGCCGGTATCCCAGACCCAGTAAGCGAAGAGGTAGGTGATGTAGAGGAAGACAAGAACAGGCTTGCTCCAGCGGTACTCGGATGGGTCGTGGTTGGCAAGGAAGATGGTGCAGTGGCAGTAGCTGAGTGGGACACCAGCCAGGTTCCAGAAGATGAGCATGAAGCCCCACTTCTCGTAGTACATATCCCAGGTGGTGACGATCATCTCCTCACCCTTGGAGCAGGCATTGGCGTAGAGCCAGTGGGCCATGACCAGGAAAGCGACTTCTCCAGTCACATATCCGTAGGTCTCCAACTGGCGGAAAGCTGCACTGAGGgaaatgaagaagaggatgtaCCATGGCAGACGAACTTCGAAGAACATCTTGAAGTCGAGCCAGCCAAACATGCGAGGGTTGAGCTCGGCGCCCATGAAGAAATCGTAGATATGGTATCCGGTCATACGGTGTTGAGCACCACGCGCGAGAGCGGACACGTAGGCGACAATGGCAACAATGAAACCAGTGAAGATAGCCACGCTCATCAGTGGGCCAAACTCATCGATGAGAGTGTACATGGGGAAGAGGCCAGTGTAGTGCAGGCCCAGAGCGGTGGCGATGGAGATGTAGAACGACCACACTCCAGAGCAGTAGTAGCGCAACTGCTTGCCATTTTCGTGCGGCAGAGGCTTGCCAGTGGAGTAGACACCTGGTGCGAACAGATAGAGCAAGCcctcgaagatgaagaatgtCCAGTAAATGGCCCAGGCCTTGCGATGAGGGAAGGCCCCGGTGTATGCCAGGTGGAAGAGGTGTTTGCCGTACTGGGCCCAGGTCATGCTGGGCTCTGAGGGGAATTTGCCATTGTAGTAGGTGGCTCCTATCCACATATACCACATCAACAGCGGAAAGCCTATCATCATCGCGGAGACACCCAGAGTGCCACCAAAGTCGAAGTGTGGGTTGTGGTCGATCTTGGGGTCGCTGCCCACGAGCCAGCCGTCGATGACCTTGCCCTTCGGCTGGCCATTGGCACTTCCATTCGCTGCCTTCTTcgtgctgccattgccgctAGTGACGGGAGCCTTGAGCTCGGCGGAGGCGCTCAGGTCTTCGGTGGGGGACGGTGATCGTCCATCGCTGGCAGCAGACTTTCGCGTAGTCCGTCGTCGTGTTCCGGGCGTTTCGACGAAGCCTTCGGGAACCATGGACTTTCTCGGGCTGGAGGAAGACATTGTCAGAACGATGTTCGACACCGCCAAATGCAAGAGCAGGGAGAAatagtcgcagcagcagcagaagttgGCAGGCGCATTGGGCGGGTGGGCTCTGGTTTAATACTTACGTCTTCCCGGTCTGGGAGCGCGTCACTCGTTCCGACATGGTTGTTGGTGGAATGCAATATGCACGCTCGGCTAGGCGCGTCGACCATGCACAGTGGCAGATGAAGCAATGTCGGATCGGTGAGAACAGAGACAGGCAGACAGAGACAAGACGGACAGGGTGGtgctggcggcggcgcgCGACCAGATTTTTGTGTTGTTTATCCAACGCGTGAGATCAGCTCGCTGCATTGTGATTGGGCCGGCGGCCGATTATGCGCTTATGCAGTAGCGTGCATTAGACGATCCTCAGGCACAATCGCATAATTCCCATTGAGATTTTGTGCCGATGCGTGTCTCGTTCTCATTGTACCGTGGTCTCAGCCTGCTACATGTCCGCGCAGACCGCGGTCGTCTGACGAGATGCTTCCAAGACAGCGGCTCCGTAGCAAGAGAGTCGAGGTGCTGCGAAAAGTCATGCCGAGAGAGATGATGGAACGACTGCCGCCGTCCAACGCGTGCTCCGATTGACATCACTCATGCATAACAGCCCACGATGAAGACGGGTCCAGCAAAAGAACGTCCATCATGCATCCAATCCCATTGCTGACTGAACATCCATCAACCTACTGACCACACAGCCAACATGCCAACCGTAGACTCTGCCATTCTTGCTCTGCTGGGTCTCGATGCCAGCCAAGTCACCGCTGCAGGCCACGGTGGAAGCTCCTTCTCCAGCACCTCCAAGATCACAGCAAAgctcgaagatggcagcacCAAATCATACTTCATGAAATCCGGAAAGGGCTCCGACTCCAAAATGATGTTCGAAGGCGAGCACGCGTCTCTCAACGCCATCCACGATGCCGTTCCTACACTATGTCCGAAAAGTTACGGATCGGGCACTTTCTCCGACTCCAAAGACACCTACTTCCTCATCACCGACTTCCTCGATCTCTCCGCCCGAGGAAACGCTTCAGGCCAGTCTCTCGCCCAGAAACTTGCCAAACTTCACACCACCCCCGCACCCGTTCCATCCGGCCACTCCACGCCCCAGTTTGGCTTCCCTGTCACCACATGTTGCGGCGCCACACCCCAAGATAACTCCTACTCCTCTTCCTGGGCAGACTTCTACGCCAACCAACGCATCCGCGCCATCACCAAGCAAGCTCGAGACCGCAATGGCGCAGACAAAGATCTCGAGACCCTCACCGAACAGCTGTGCGACCAGGTCATCCCTCGCCTCATCGGTGATGACCATCTCAACAATGGCAAAGGCGTGACTCCTGTCGTCGTACACGGCGATCTCTGGTCCGGAAATGCTTCCACGGGCAAACTTCCCGGCATGTCTGCACCCGAAGCCGTCGTCTACGATTCATCAGCCTGCTATGCACATTCGGAATTCGAGCTGGGCATCATGAAGATGTTTGGTGGCTTCGGCGGC
It contains:
- the ERG4B gene encoding Delta(24(24(1)))-sterol reductase erg4B; translated protein: MSERVTRSQTGKTPRKSMVPEGFVETPGTRRRTTRKSAASDGRSPSPTEDLSASAELKAPVTSGNGSTKKAANGSANGQPKGKVIDGWLVGSDPKIDHNPHFDFGGTLGVSAMMIGFPLLMWYMWIGATYYNGKFPSEPSMTWAQYGKHLFHLAYTGAFPHRKAWAIYWTFFIFEGLLYLFAPGVYSTGKPLPHENGKQLRYYCSGVWSFYISIATALGLHYTGLFPMYTLIDEFGPLMSVAIFTGFIVAIVAYVSALARGAQHRMTGYHIYDFFMGAELNPRMFGWLDFKMFFEVRLPWYILFFISLSAAFRQLETYGYVTGEVAFLVMAHWLYANACSKGEEMIVTTWDMYYEKWGFMLIFWNLAGVPLSYCHCTIFLANHDPSEYRWSKPVLVFLYITYLFAYWVWDTGNSQKNMFRADERGVAVHRNTFPQLPWKQVKNPRTIRTESGDSLMIDGWFKYARKINYTADFYFAFCWGLITGFNSPFPWFYPVFFALMIVHRAYRDIQRCKEKYGSAWEEYEKITPYLFIPYVI